A region of Roseobacter litoralis Och 149 DNA encodes the following proteins:
- the coaD gene encoding pantetheine-phosphate adenylyltransferase has protein sequence MRVGLYPGTFDPITLGHIDIIRRASGLLDKLVIGVAINRDKGPLFSLEERVAMVEAESIKIAALTGLEIVTHPFENLLIDCASDVGATVIVRGLRAVADFEYEYQMVGMNRQLDDTIETVFLMAEAEHQAIASKLVKEIARLGGGVEKFVTPEVNAALLKKFGRDS, from the coding sequence ATGCGCGTTGGCCTATATCCCGGTACCTTTGATCCCATAACGCTGGGACATATCGACATTATTCGACGCGCGAGCGGGCTGCTCGACAAATTGGTGATCGGTGTTGCGATCAATCGTGACAAGGGACCACTCTTCAGTCTTGAAGAACGGGTGGCCATGGTGGAGGCCGAATCCATCAAGATTGCGGCCCTGACCGGACTTGAGATTGTGACACACCCCTTCGAGAACCTGCTTATTGATTGTGCGAGCGACGTCGGAGCGACGGTCATTGTGCGGGGGCTGCGCGCGGTGGCGGATTTTGAATATGAATATCAAATGGTGGGCATGAACCGGCAGCTTGATGATACCATCGAGACGGTGTTTCTCATGGCCGAGGCAGAGCATCAGGCCATCGCGAGTAAGCTGGTCAAGGAGATCGCACGCCTGGGCGGTGGCGTTGAAAAATTCGTCACACCCGAAGTGAACGCAGCCCTTCTGAAAAAGTTCGGTAGGGATAGTTGA
- the mmsB gene encoding 3-hydroxyisobutyrate dehydrogenase, with the protein MTKTTVCFIGLGNMGAPMAANLAKAGLHVIGYDTAGTTAEGVTPAQSATDAAQGADIVLSMLPNGAILRDVAAAVLPVMKPGALFLDCSTVDVDSARAVARDAQDAGLLFVDAPVSGGIGGAAAGTLTFMAGGSAAAFETAQPLFDIMGQKAVHCGDAGAGQAAKICNNMILGATMIATCEAFALADKLGLDRQKMFDVVSTSSGYSWSMNAYCPAPNVGPQSPADNDYTPGFAAELMLKDLGLSQQAAEAVNADTPMGALALAQYRAFVEDEDGLGKDFSAMLPRFTSRGRI; encoded by the coding sequence ATGACTAAAACGACCGTTTGCTTTATCGGGCTGGGAAATATGGGCGCGCCGATGGCGGCTAATCTGGCCAAAGCAGGCCTGCATGTGATCGGGTATGACACCGCGGGCACGACGGCGGAAGGTGTGACACCTGCGCAAAGCGCGACAGATGCCGCGCAGGGGGCTGATATCGTGCTGAGCATGCTGCCAAACGGCGCGATACTGCGCGACGTGGCAGCTGCGGTTTTGCCAGTGATGAAACCCGGTGCCTTGTTTCTCGACTGTTCTACAGTGGATGTGGACAGTGCACGGGCGGTGGCGCGCGATGCGCAGGACGCTGGGCTTCTGTTTGTCGACGCCCCGGTCTCCGGCGGGATCGGTGGGGCGGCCGCAGGCACGCTGACCTTTATGGCGGGCGGAAGCGCTGCGGCATTTGAAACAGCCCAGCCACTGTTTGATATCATGGGCCAAAAGGCGGTGCATTGCGGGGACGCAGGCGCGGGTCAGGCGGCCAAAATCTGCAATAACATGATCCTCGGCGCGACGATGATCGCCACCTGCGAAGCCTTTGCGCTGGCAGACAAGCTGGGGTTGGATCGCCAAAAGATGTTCGACGTCGTCAGCACATCCTCAGGGTATAGCTGGTCGATGAATGCCTATTGCCCCGCACCGAATGTCGGCCCGCAAAGCCCCGCTGACAATGACTATACACCAGGATTTGCCGCTGAGTTGATGCTCAAGGACCTCGGCTTGTCGCAGCAGGCGGCCGAAGCTGTCAACGCCGATACCCCAATGGGCGCGCTCGCGCTCGCGCAGTATCGCGCTTTTGTTGAGGATGAGGACGGGTTGGGCAAAGACTTTTCAGCCATGCTGCCGCGATTTACGTCACGAGGGCGCATCTAA
- a CDS encoding LysR family transcriptional regulator: MQTNWDDLRIFLAVARDNSLSGAGKRLRLDPATVGRRIQKLETSLQTVLFTKSPQGYALTETGQALLARAEQAETAMRAAVAELPEQSDRLSGQIRIGAPDGAANYLLPQVCAAILRENPDLEVQIVALPRVFNLSRREADMAIAVSAPTAGRLIVQKITDYKLHLAASQEYIRENGAIQSVADLARHNVVGYIADMIFDRELDYLEEIGLTKVPLASNSVSVQLNLIRQGGGVGVVHDFALPSAPEVSRILTEDVSLTRAFYLIRHEDDRRNARLRRFADRLCNGLRAEVARLEALT, from the coding sequence ATGCAGACGAACTGGGATGACCTTAGAATATTTCTCGCCGTCGCGCGGGACAACAGCCTGTCTGGCGCGGGCAAGCGTTTGCGTCTTGATCCTGCGACGGTCGGCAGGCGTATTCAAAAGCTGGAAACGTCTTTGCAAACTGTTCTGTTCACGAAATCACCGCAAGGCTATGCGTTGACCGAAACAGGTCAGGCCCTTTTGGCACGGGCTGAACAGGCAGAAACAGCGATGCGCGCGGCTGTGGCGGAACTGCCAGAGCAATCCGACCGCCTCAGCGGACAAATCCGCATCGGGGCGCCGGATGGTGCCGCGAATTATCTTTTGCCGCAGGTCTGTGCTGCGATCTTGCGTGAGAACCCGGATTTGGAGGTGCAAATCGTCGCCTTGCCGCGGGTTTTCAATCTGTCGCGCCGCGAGGCTGATATGGCCATTGCCGTCAGCGCTCCCACTGCTGGTCGGTTGATCGTGCAGAAAATTACGGACTACAAGCTGCATCTTGCGGCGTCACAAGAGTACATTCGTGAAAACGGGGCGATTCAATCCGTTGCAGATCTCGCGCGGCACAATGTCGTCGGCTACATCGCCGATATGATTTTCGACCGTGAACTGGACTATCTTGAAGAAATAGGTCTGACCAAGGTGCCATTGGCGTCAAACTCGGTCTCGGTGCAGCTCAATCTCATCCGGCAAGGGGGTGGCGTCGGGGTCGTGCATGACTTCGCCTTGCCCTCAGCACCTGAGGTTTCGCGTATTCTTACAGAGGATGTCAGCCTGACGCGGGCCTTCTACCTGATCCGCCACGAAGACGACCGGCGAAATGCGCGACTGCGCCGGTTTGCCGACAGGTTGTGCAACGGTCTGCGGGCAGAAGTCGCGCGCCTTGAAGCGCTTACTTGA
- a CDS encoding CBS domain-containing protein — protein sequence MLVSQILKSKQQHDVVTVPPTMNISEAARILSDKGIGTVVVSSNGKVVDGILSERDIVREIGARGAGCLSHTVASLMTSKIVTCKKDDEADAILKQMTEGRFRHMPVVEEGALQGLISLGDVVKARLMELAMEKDALEGMIMGH from the coding sequence ATGCTTGTTTCTCAAATCCTGAAATCCAAACAACAACATGATGTTGTGACCGTGCCCCCGACGATGAATATCTCGGAGGCCGCGCGTATTCTCTCTGACAAGGGGATCGGCACAGTCGTCGTGTCGAGCAATGGCAAAGTGGTCGACGGCATTTTATCAGAACGTGATATTGTGCGCGAAATCGGGGCGCGGGGCGCGGGTTGCCTGTCTCATACTGTCGCGAGCCTGATGACTTCCAAAATCGTGACCTGCAAAAAAGACGATGAGGCTGACGCAATCCTCAAACAAATGACGGAAGGCCGGTTTCGCCATATGCCAGTTGTAGAAGAAGGCGCTTTGCAGGGGCTGATCTCTCTTGGGGATGTGGTCAAAGCACGCCTGATGGAACTGGCGATGGAAAAAGATGCGCTCGAAGGCATGATCATGGGCCATTGA
- a CDS encoding CoA-acylating methylmalonate-semialdehyde dehydrogenase, translated as MQDLTHYINGEHVAGTSGRFADVMNPATGEVQARVPLASSAEIDRAVEIAATVQPAWAAVNPQRRARVLMKFVDLLNRDMDKLAEALSREHGKTLPDAAGDVQRGLEVVEYCIGTPHLLKGEYTDSAGPGIDMYSMRQALGVTAGITPFNFPAMIPMWMFAPAIACGNAFILKPSERDPSVPLMLAELFEEAGLPKGVLQVVNGDKEAVDAILHHDVIQSIGFVGSTPIAEYIYGTGCANGKRVQCFGGAKNHMIIMPDADLDQAADALIGAGYGAAGERCMAISVAVPVGDETADRLIEKLVPRIEKLKVGPYTSGNDVDYGPVVTAAAKANIERLVETGVAQGAKLVVDGRNFNLQGYEDGFFIGPHLFDHVTKDMDIYKQEIFGPVLSTVRAQSYEEALSLAMDHEYGNGTAIFTRDGDAARDFANRVNVGMVGINVPIPVPLAYHTFGGWKKSVFGDLNQHGPDAFKFYTRTKTVTSRWPSGIKEGGEFSIPVME; from the coding sequence ATGCAGGACCTGACGCATTACATTAACGGCGAACACGTAGCGGGCACCTCGGGACGTTTTGCCGACGTGATGAACCCGGCAACCGGTGAAGTGCAGGCGCGGGTTCCGCTGGCCTCAAGCGCTGAAATTGATCGGGCCGTGGAAATTGCAGCCACGGTGCAACCGGCATGGGCCGCCGTCAACCCGCAGCGCCGCGCGCGCGTCTTGATGAAATTCGTCGATCTGTTGAACCGCGACATGGACAAACTGGCTGAAGCACTCAGCCGCGAGCATGGCAAAACACTGCCCGATGCTGCGGGGGATGTGCAGCGCGGTCTCGAGGTCGTGGAATACTGCATCGGCACGCCGCATCTGCTTAAGGGCGAGTACACCGACAGCGCGGGCCCCGGCATCGACATGTATTCCATGCGCCAAGCCCTTGGTGTGACGGCAGGCATAACCCCGTTCAACTTCCCCGCCATGATCCCGATGTGGATGTTTGCCCCGGCAATCGCCTGCGGCAATGCCTTTATCCTAAAACCATCAGAACGTGACCCTTCTGTCCCTCTGATGCTGGCGGAACTGTTCGAAGAAGCCGGCCTGCCCAAAGGTGTCCTGCAGGTCGTCAATGGTGACAAAGAGGCGGTTGACGCGATTTTGCACCACGATGTGATCCAATCCATCGGCTTTGTCGGCTCGACGCCAATCGCCGAATACATCTATGGAACGGGTTGCGCCAACGGCAAGCGTGTGCAGTGTTTTGGCGGTGCCAAAAACCATATGATCATCATGCCCGATGCCGATTTGGATCAGGCCGCAGACGCCTTGATCGGCGCAGGCTACGGGGCGGCCGGGGAACGCTGCATGGCGATTTCCGTGGCAGTTCCCGTAGGCGATGAGACGGCAGACCGGCTGATTGAAAAGCTCGTGCCCCGGATCGAAAAGCTCAAAGTCGGCCCCTACACGTCGGGCAATGATGTGGATTACGGCCCGGTGGTGACCGCTGCCGCCAAAGCCAACATCGAACGTTTGGTTGAGACCGGCGTGGCGCAGGGCGCGAAACTCGTTGTGGATGGCAGAAACTTTAACCTGCAAGGCTATGAAGACGGCTTTTTCATCGGGCCCCACCTGTTTGATCACGTCACCAAGGATATGGATATCTATAAGCAGGAAATTTTCGGCCCCGTTCTGTCCACCGTCCGCGCCCAGTCCTACGAAGAGGCGCTGAGCCTTGCGATGGATCACGAATACGGCAACGGCACAGCTATTTTCACGCGCGATGGCGACGCCGCACGTGACTTTGCAAACCGGGTAAATGTCGGGATGGTCGGGATCAACGTGCCGATCCCGGTGCCGCTGGCCTATCACACTTTTGGCGGGTGGAAAAAATCGGTTTTTGGCGACCTAAATCAGCATGGCCCGGACGCATTCAAGTTCTACACGCGCACCAAGACCGTGACATCACGCTGGCCGTCAGGGATCAAAGAAGGTGGCGAATTCTCCATCCCGGTCATGGAGTAA
- a CDS encoding MmgE/PrpD family protein, giving the protein MPLAFHDFAHDLEYDQLPEQVLTVLRRSFLDTMGVAAIGSTTEMAAIARQGATALFGAGSAGAARVLMDGTPLSPAGATMAGAFTIDSVDAHDGTSPCKGHAGSAVFPALLAFADTRQDMRGSDFALLLAIAYEVSYRAGLAQHASCADYHTSGAWTAVGVATALARGLDASADAIRQAAGIAEYHGPRSQMMRCIEHPTMLRDGVGWGAPTGVTAAYLAQAGFTGAPALTCEDAPAYWNDLGTRWRLVEDTHYKPYPCCRWAHPSIDAARDLMRTNNLTHGDIAKVDIKTFHYATQLAGHRPRTPDEFAYSIAFPVAAMIVRGQLGAAELTNDTLNDPDILRISHATTLIDDAHLTKISAGKRWAQVTLTTTDGTVYASAPRTPRGDADDPLSDTEISDKFHLFTDPVKGHDQAHRTEQLCIRFDSLNAEAFSELLDLLLSPP; this is encoded by the coding sequence ATGCCGCTCGCCTTTCACGATTTCGCCCATGATTTGGAATACGACCAGTTGCCCGAACAGGTACTGACCGTTTTGCGACGGTCTTTTCTGGACACGATGGGCGTCGCGGCTATCGGATCGACAACCGAAATGGCAGCGATTGCCCGTCAGGGTGCCACAGCACTTTTTGGGGCTGGGTCTGCCGGGGCCGCGCGCGTTCTCATGGATGGGACCCCCCTCAGCCCCGCAGGGGCGACAATGGCCGGAGCGTTCACCATCGACAGCGTGGACGCCCATGACGGCACCTCGCCCTGCAAAGGGCATGCCGGATCGGCCGTCTTCCCCGCCCTTTTGGCTTTCGCCGATACACGCCAAGACATGCGCGGGTCTGATTTCGCACTCCTTCTGGCCATCGCCTATGAGGTCAGCTACCGCGCAGGGCTCGCCCAGCACGCAAGCTGTGCGGACTACCATACCTCAGGGGCATGGACTGCCGTCGGCGTTGCAACCGCTTTGGCGCGCGGGCTGGATGCGTCGGCGGATGCCATCAGACAGGCCGCTGGCATCGCCGAATATCATGGGCCGCGCAGTCAGATGATGCGGTGCATTGAGCACCCGACCATGCTGCGCGACGGCGTGGGTTGGGGCGCGCCCACAGGTGTGACCGCCGCCTATCTTGCGCAAGCGGGTTTTACCGGTGCCCCTGCCCTGACCTGCGAAGATGCGCCAGCGTATTGGAACGATCTGGGCACGCGCTGGCGACTGGTCGAAGACACACACTACAAACCCTATCCCTGTTGTCGCTGGGCACATCCGTCCATTGATGCCGCCCGCGATCTGATGCGCACGAACAACCTGACCCACGGTGATATCGCCAAGGTAGATATAAAAACGTTCCACTATGCCACGCAGCTTGCAGGGCACAGGCCAAGGACCCCGGATGAATTCGCTTATTCGATCGCCTTTCCAGTCGCTGCAATGATTGTGCGGGGGCAATTGGGCGCGGCGGAGCTGACAAACGACACGCTAAATGACCCCGATATTCTGAGGATCAGCCACGCCACCACATTGATTGACGATGCACATCTGACAAAGATCAGTGCGGGCAAACGCTGGGCGCAAGTGACGCTTACGACGACAGATGGCACGGTTTATGCTTCCGCGCCGCGCACCCCGCGCGGTGATGCCGACGACCCGCTGAGCGATACGGAGATTTCAGACAAATTCCACCTGTTCACCGACCCTGTGAAGGGCCACGACCAAGCGCACCGGACTGAACAGCTGTGCATACGGTTTGACAGCCTGAATGCGGAGGCGTTTTCTGAATTACTGGACTTACTGCTCTCGCCCCCATGA
- a CDS encoding DUF808 domain-containing protein, protein MSGLLALLDDVAGIAKVAAASVDDVIGQAAKAGSKAAGAVIDDAAVSPKYVQGFSAERELPIIWRIAKGSMINKLVYLLPVGLALNHFAPWAIVPLLMLGGGYLCFEGAEKVAHALGIGGHGHLDYPQAADEVEDMAHLEEEKAKGAIKTDFILSAEIMTISLAAIPESNFWMEAATLATVAVMITVAVYGAVAIIVKADDVGLAMAAKGRNAVLQVLGRGIVRAMPHVMKALTIIGTAAMLWVGGNIVVHGLEALGAGWPYHVIHDLAYAVGHSLPDRFIGIGEWATTALLDGILGLMLGLALIPVGEKLVTPLWRAVFSRGKAGASH, encoded by the coding sequence ATGAGCGGACTTTTGGCATTACTGGATGATGTTGCTGGCATCGCAAAAGTCGCCGCCGCCTCGGTGGATGATGTGATCGGGCAGGCGGCCAAGGCCGGGTCCAAGGCGGCGGGTGCCGTGATTGATGATGCTGCCGTTTCGCCGAAATATGTGCAGGGTTTTTCTGCCGAGCGTGAGTTGCCGATCATCTGGCGCATTGCAAAAGGGTCGATGATCAACAAACTTGTCTACCTGTTGCCCGTCGGTCTGGCGCTCAATCATTTTGCCCCATGGGCGATTGTGCCACTGCTGATGCTGGGTGGGGGCTATCTGTGTTTTGAGGGGGCGGAGAAAGTCGCCCATGCCCTTGGGATCGGCGGGCATGGGCATCTGGACTACCCGCAGGCCGCTGACGAGGTCGAAGATATGGCGCACCTCGAAGAGGAAAAAGCCAAAGGCGCCATCAAAACCGATTTCATCCTCTCGGCAGAAATCATGACCATTTCACTGGCCGCGATCCCCGAAAGCAATTTCTGGATGGAAGCGGCGACACTCGCCACGGTGGCTGTCATGATCACAGTTGCGGTTTATGGTGCCGTGGCCATCATCGTAAAGGCGGACGACGTGGGGCTGGCCATGGCCGCCAAGGGCCGCAATGCCGTGCTGCAGGTTCTGGGGCGTGGCATTGTACGCGCCATGCCGCATGTGATGAAAGCGCTCACGATCATCGGGACAGCTGCAATGCTGTGGGTCGGCGGAAACATCGTCGTGCATGGGCTGGAGGCGTTGGGGGCAGGGTGGCCGTATCACGTCATTCACGATCTGGCCTATGCGGTCGGGCACAGTCTGCCGGACCGGTTTATCGGCATCGGTGAATGGGCCACGACGGCGCTGTTGGATGGTATTCTGGGGTTGATGCTGGGTCTTGCGCTGATCCCTGTGGGGGAAAAACTCGTCACGCCGCTGTGGCGCGCGGTCTTCAGCAGGGGCAAGGCAGGCGCTTCTCATTGA
- the gap gene encoding type I glyceraldehyde-3-phosphate dehydrogenase, translating to MTIKVGINGFGRIGRCTLAHIVSSGRNDIDVVAVNATGPLATAAHLLKYDSVHGRFPGEIVTGANTMDLGRGPIRMMSSYDMNELNWEGVDVVLECTGQHNDGDKAKTHIERGAGRVLISAPAKNVDRTVVFGVNHRDMISKDAVVSNGSCTTNCLAPLAKVLDEAFGIERGVMTTIHSYTGDQPTLDRRHDDLYRARAAAMSIIPTSTGAAKALGEVLPNLAGKLDGTALRVPTPNVSAVDLTFEAGRDVTVDEVNAALQDAALGHMSRVLAYDDEAKVSVDFNHTEHSCIFAPDQTKVVGGRTVRVMAWYDNEWAFSARMADVAVAMGRL from the coding sequence ATGACGATCAAAGTAGGTATCAATGGGTTTGGCCGTATCGGTCGCTGTACGCTGGCCCATATTGTGAGTTCCGGGCGCAACGACATCGACGTGGTCGCCGTCAACGCCACCGGGCCGCTGGCCACCGCCGCGCATCTTTTAAAATACGATAGCGTGCACGGTCGCTTTCCGGGCGAAATCGTGACCGGCGCCAATACGATGGACCTCGGGCGCGGACCCATTCGCATGATGTCCAGCTACGATATGAACGAGCTGAACTGGGAAGGTGTTGATGTGGTGTTGGAATGCACCGGGCAGCACAATGACGGTGACAAAGCCAAAACACACATCGAACGGGGTGCCGGGCGGGTGCTGATCTCCGCCCCTGCCAAGAACGTCGACCGCACGGTCGTCTTTGGTGTGAATCACCGCGACATGATCTCAAAGGACGCGGTTGTCTCGAACGGCTCCTGCACAACGAACTGTCTTGCCCCGCTAGCTAAGGTTCTTGATGAAGCCTTCGGCATTGAACGCGGTGTGATGACCACGATTCACTCTTATACCGGGGATCAACCAACGTTGGACCGGCGCCATGATGATCTATACCGCGCACGTGCGGCGGCCATGTCCATCATCCCGACCTCGACCGGTGCCGCAAAGGCCCTCGGAGAAGTCCTGCCCAACCTCGCGGGCAAGCTGGATGGCACGGCTCTGCGTGTGCCAACCCCTAACGTCTCGGCGGTCGATCTGACCTTCGAAGCCGGGCGCGACGTCACCGTCGACGAAGTCAACGCAGCGCTGCAGGATGCGGCTTTGGGGCATATGTCCCGTGTGCTCGCCTATGACGATGAGGCCAAAGTGTCGGTGGATTTCAACCATACAGAACACAGCTGCATTTTCGCACCGGATCAGACCAAAGTGGTCGGCGGGCGCACCGTGCGTGTCATGGCGTGGTATGACAACGAATGGGCGTTCTCCGCGCGGATGGCCGACGTTGCGGTGGCGATGGGTCGCCTGTAA
- the uvrA gene encoding excinuclease ABC subunit UvrA — MAELKNIEVRGAREHNLKNIDVDIPRDQLVVITGLSGSGKSSLAFDTVYAEGQRRYVESLSAYARQFLDMMQKPDVDHISGLSPAISIEQKTTSKNPRSTVGTVTEIYDYMRLLFARVGTPYSPATGKPIEAQQVQDMVDRVMTMEEGTRAYLLAPIIRDRKGEYRKEFLELRKQGFQRVKVDGAFYELDEPPTLDKKFRHDIDVVVDRIVVREGLETRLADSLRTALDLADGIAILETAPAEGDPERTTFSEKFACPVSGFTIPEIEPRLFSFNAPFGACPECDGLGVELFFDERLVVPDQNLKIADGALAPWRKGKSPYFLQTIEAIAKHYQFKQSTKWKDLPTKVQQVFLYGSGEEEIQFRYDEGGRVYQVTRVFEGVIPNMERRYRETDSNWIREEFERYQNNRSCGTCNGYRLRPEALAVKIAGLHAGEVVQMSIRDAFEWCETVPEHLTAQRNEIARAILKEIRERLGFLNNVGLEYLTLSRNAGTLSGGESQRIRLASQIGSGLTGVLYVLDEPSIGLHQRDNDRLLLTLKNLRDQGNTVIVVEHDEEAIREADYVFDIGPGAGVHGGQVVSHGTPEVVAADENSITGQYLMGTREIAVPATRRKGNKKKLQVVKATGNNLKNVTVDYPLGKFVCVTGVSGGGKSTLTIETLFKTASMQLNGARQTPAPCETIKGLEHLDKVIDIDQRPIGRTPRSNPATYTGAFTPIRDWFAGLPEAKTRGYKPGRFSFNVKGGRCEACQGDGVIKIEMHFLPDVYVECETCKGKRYNRETLEVTFKGKSIADVLDMTVEDAQEFFKAVPTIREKMDALMRVGLGYIKVGQQATTLSGGEAQRVKLSKELSKRSTGRTLYILDEPTTGLHFEDVRKLLDVLHELVDQGNSVIVIEHNLDVVKTADHIIDIGPEGGDGGGEVVATGTPEQVAEAPGSYTGKYLKPMLEHRRKVAAE, encoded by the coding sequence ATGGCTGAATTGAAAAACATCGAAGTGCGCGGTGCGCGTGAGCACAATCTGAAAAATATTGACGTGGACATTCCCCGCGACCAACTGGTTGTGATCACTGGCCTTTCGGGATCGGGCAAGTCGTCGCTGGCGTTTGATACGGTCTATGCAGAAGGGCAGCGCCGCTATGTCGAATCGCTGTCTGCCTACGCGCGGCAATTCCTCGATATGATGCAGAAACCGGATGTGGATCATATTTCCGGCCTCAGCCCTGCGATTTCCATCGAACAGAAAACCACGTCAAAGAATCCGCGCTCGACCGTGGGCACCGTCACCGAGATTTATGACTATATGCGCCTGCTTTTCGCGCGCGTCGGCACCCCCTACAGCCCCGCAACGGGCAAGCCGATTGAAGCGCAGCAGGTGCAGGACATGGTGGACCGCGTGATGACCATGGAGGAGGGGACGCGCGCCTATCTGCTGGCCCCGATCATCCGCGACCGCAAAGGCGAATATCGCAAAGAGTTTCTGGAACTGCGCAAGCAGGGCTTTCAGCGGGTCAAGGTGGATGGCGCATTTTACGAGCTGGACGAGCCGCCGACGCTGGATAAAAAGTTCCGCCATGACATTGACGTGGTGGTGGACCGGATTGTCGTGCGCGAGGGTTTGGAAACACGGCTCGCCGACAGTCTGCGCACGGCGCTCGACCTCGCGGATGGTATCGCGATCCTTGAAACGGCCCCCGCTGAGGGAGATCCGGAACGCACGACGTTTTCGGAAAAATTTGCCTGCCCCGTAAGCGGTTTCACCATTCCGGAAATCGAACCGCGGCTGTTCTCATTCAATGCGCCTTTCGGAGCCTGTCCAGAGTGCGATGGCCTTGGTGTTGAGCTCTTTTTTGACGAGCGGCTTGTGGTGCCGGATCAGAACCTCAAGATCGCAGATGGAGCTCTGGCGCCCTGGCGCAAAGGCAAGTCGCCCTATTTTTTGCAGACCATCGAAGCGATTGCGAAACACTACCAATTCAAACAATCGACCAAATGGAAGGACCTGCCGACAAAGGTGCAGCAGGTCTTTCTCTATGGGTCGGGCGAGGAAGAGATCCAGTTCCGCTATGATGAAGGCGGGCGGGTCTATCAGGTCACGCGGGTGTTTGAAGGCGTCATTCCGAATATGGAGCGCCGCTACCGCGAGACAGACAGTAATTGGATCCGCGAAGAGTTCGAACGCTATCAAAACAACAGATCCTGTGGGACCTGTAACGGATATCGGCTGCGTCCTGAGGCGCTTGCGGTAAAGATTGCCGGTTTGCACGCAGGTGAAGTCGTGCAGATGTCGATCCGGGATGCTTTTGAATGGTGCGAAACCGTGCCGGAACATCTGACCGCACAAAGAAACGAGATCGCGCGCGCCATTTTGAAAGAGATCCGTGAACGTCTGGGGTTTCTGAACAATGTGGGCCTCGAATATCTGACACTGAGCCGCAATGCTGGCACGCTGTCGGGCGGTGAAAGCCAGCGCATTCGCTTGGCCAGCCAGATCGGTTCGGGATTGACCGGCGTTCTTTATGTTCTGGATGAGCCGTCGATTGGCCTGCATCAGCGCGACAATGATCGCTTGTTGCTGACGCTCAAGAACCTGCGGGATCAGGGCAACACGGTCATTGTTGTTGAACACGACGAAGAGGCAATCCGCGAGGCGGATTACGTGTTTGACATCGGCCCCGGTGCCGGGGTGCACGGGGGGCAGGTTGTCAGCCATGGCACACCAGAAGTAGTCGCGGCCGATGAAAATTCGATCACCGGTCAATATCTGATGGGCACGCGGGAAATTGCGGTTCCGGCGACGCGGCGTAAGGGTAACAAGAAAAAGCTTCAGGTGGTCAAGGCGACGGGCAACAACCTGAAAAATGTCACCGTCGATTACCCGCTGGGCAAATTTGTCTGCGTCACCGGTGTGTCTGGGGGTGGAAAATCGACCCTGACCATCGAAACCCTGTTCAAAACAGCCTCCATGCAGTTGAACGGGGCGCGCCAGACGCCAGCGCCCTGCGAGACCATCAAGGGGTTGGAGCATCTCGACAAGGTCATCGATATTGACCAACGGCCCATTGGCCGCACGCCGCGCTCAAACCCGGCGACTTATACGGGCGCGTTCACGCCGATCCGTGATTGGTTTGCCGGATTGCCCGAGGCGAAAACCCGTGGCTACAAGCCGGGGCGGTTCAGTTTCAACGTCAAGGGCGGTCGTTGCGAAGCCTGTCAGGGCGATGGTGTCATCAAGATCGAGATGCATTTTCTGCCCGACGTCTACGTGGAATGTGAAACCTGCAAAGGCAAACGTTACAACCGTGAAACGCTTGAGGTGACCTTCAAAGGCAAGAGCATCGCGGATGTCCTCGATATGACGGTGGAGGACGCGCAGGAGTTCTTTAAGGCGGTGCCGACAATTCGCGAGAAAATGGATGCGTTGATGCGCGTGGGTCTGGGCTACATCAAGGTGGGCCAGCAGGCGACGACCCTGTCCGGCGGTGAAGCGCAGCGCGTAAAACTCTCCAAGGAACTCAGCAAGCGCTCCACCGGGCGCACGCTCTACATCCTGGATGAACCTACAACAGGGCTGCACTTTGAAGATGTGCGCAAACTGCTGGATGTGTTGCATGAATTGGTCGACCAGGGCAATTCGGTGATTGTGATTGAACACAATCTGGACGTGGTGAAAACCGCGGACCATATCATTGACATCGGACCCGAAGGCGGCGACGGCGGTGGTGAAGTCGTGGCAACCGGCACGCCTGAACAAGTGGCCGAAGCGCCCGGCAGTTACACTGGCAAATATCTGAAACCGATGCTGGAGCACCGCCGAAAAGTGGCCGCAGAGTAG